In one Micromonospora polyrhachis genomic region, the following are encoded:
- a CDS encoding HAD family hydrolase, which produces MSLISPRALLLDFGGVVVQTVHRAGWADDLAAEVCALLHRCGCTRLDTAAIRRDLLAGAAADSGWKNAMSRLPTPAELTPAMFWGDFVAVDWPPQARAIVTSQAWLLCRRMGELRSQRHARNGLADLLAWCGEQKLPVGIVSNALSGVVHRDWLAHAGLDRHFALQIYSDEVRIRKPHPDMIGIGCRSLGVSPDQVWYVGDNFDRDVVCGRRAGVGATILMTARDTYDRPYEVADEPDAVVADPADLLVLLKEAYV; this is translated from the coding sequence ATGAGCCTGATCTCGCCTCGGGCCCTGCTGCTCGACTTCGGCGGCGTGGTGGTCCAGACGGTGCACCGCGCCGGCTGGGCCGACGACCTCGCGGCTGAGGTGTGCGCCCTGCTCCACCGCTGTGGCTGCACGCGGCTCGACACAGCCGCGATACGCCGCGACCTCCTGGCCGGTGCCGCCGCCGACTCCGGTTGGAAGAATGCCATGTCGCGGCTGCCCACCCCAGCCGAGCTGACCCCGGCGATGTTCTGGGGTGACTTCGTGGCGGTGGACTGGCCGCCCCAGGCCCGGGCGATCGTGACCAGCCAGGCCTGGTTGCTCTGTCGACGGATGGGTGAGCTGCGCTCGCAGCGACACGCCCGCAACGGCCTGGCCGACCTGCTGGCCTGGTGCGGCGAGCAGAAGCTGCCGGTGGGCATCGTCAGTAACGCCCTCTCCGGCGTGGTCCATCGGGACTGGCTGGCTCACGCCGGGTTGGACCGGCACTTCGCCCTGCAGATCTACAGCGACGAGGTGCGCATCCGCAAACCCCACCCCGACATGATCGGAATCGGCTGCCGCAGCCTCGGGGTGTCACCCGACCAAGTGTGGTACGTCGGCGACAACTTCGACCGCGACGTGGTGTGCGGACGTCGGGCGGGCGTCGGCGCCACCATCCTGATGACCGCACGGGACACCTACGACCGGCCGTACGAGGTGGCCGACGAGCCTGACGCGGTGGTCGCGGACCCCGCAGACCTGCTGGTGCTATTGAAGGAGGCGTACGTATGA
- a CDS encoding inositol monophosphatase family protein, which translates to MTADEELASVAERAATCVAEQLRTAFRSRPELDFKRDRHDPVTAHDRAAEAAIREVILDAVPDSRIVGEEGGAVGQGRVHWYVDPIDGTANFASGLAFFCTSVAAVVDGTVVAGAIYDPVRRDLFTAGPSGAFHNGTPLRSAGAAKETEALLVSSYPNPREVRADGDLALARLGRFITEFRTTRRPGSAALSLAHVAAGWVDVALGLSVSTWDLAAGSLLVRQAGGRFLGLRPAGSPATPSWQGPGYLATVGTLDPTGGVILDALADSHEVTW; encoded by the coding sequence ATGACGGCCGACGAGGAACTGGCTTCCGTGGCGGAGCGCGCCGCGACCTGCGTCGCCGAGCAGTTGCGGACGGCGTTCCGGTCCCGGCCGGAGCTGGACTTCAAACGCGACCGACACGACCCCGTCACCGCACACGACCGGGCCGCCGAGGCCGCGATCCGCGAGGTCATCCTCGACGCCGTGCCGGACAGCCGCATCGTCGGTGAGGAGGGTGGCGCGGTCGGGCAGGGTCGGGTGCACTGGTACGTCGACCCGATCGACGGCACCGCGAACTTCGCCAGTGGGCTGGCCTTCTTCTGCACCTCGGTGGCGGCGGTGGTGGATGGGACGGTGGTCGCCGGAGCGATCTACGACCCGGTGCGCCGGGACCTGTTCACGGCCGGGCCGTCGGGTGCCTTCCACAACGGGACACCGCTGCGTAGCGCCGGTGCGGCCAAGGAGACCGAGGCGTTGCTGGTCAGCAGCTACCCCAATCCCCGGGAGGTACGCGCGGACGGCGACCTGGCGCTGGCCCGGCTCGGCCGGTTCATCACCGAGTTCCGGACCACCCGACGGCCGGGCAGCGCGGCGCTGTCGCTGGCGCACGTCGCGGCCGGCTGGGTCGACGTCGCGCTCGGGCTCAGCGTCAGCACCTGGGATCTGGCCGCAGGCAGCCTCCTCGTGCGTCAGGCCGGTGGTCGTTTCCTCGGCCTGCGCCCGGCCGGCAGCCCGGCCACCCCGTCCTGGCAGGGCCCCGGCTACCTGGCCACCGTCGGCACGCTCGACCCGACCGGGGGCGTCATCCTCGACGCGCTCGCGGACAGCCACGAGGTGACCTGGTGA
- a CDS encoding ABC transporter ATP-binding protein has product MPSIELDRVSKSYLSGQYAVRDLDMVIPDGAFMCLLGPSGCGKTTTLRMIAGLEQPTSGDIRVGAKVLDSVEQGVYVPPEKRGMGLVFQSYALWPHMTVARNIEFGLRMRRVPGPERDTRVRSAMGMLRIADYAKRYPSQLSGGQQQRVALARMLAVDPEVLLLDEPLSNLDARLRLEMRAELKRIHQRSGSTVVLVTHDQLEAMTMATHVAVMNEGLVEQLGAPMEIYDRPASVFVAAFVGSPPMNLIPLGNQNGAGLGAHLTGYLADLGGRPPEDGTAGVRPESLRLAAEADVPEGMWHAPAEVETVLPTGSSWTVQLRCHGTELFALTFRAFDAVPGSSTVVWAPPADLHLFGADGRRSEDWDLINQRPGAGDQTVRTGGVR; this is encoded by the coding sequence ATGCCGTCGATCGAATTGGACCGGGTCAGCAAGAGTTACCTCTCCGGACAGTACGCCGTACGCGATCTGGACATGGTCATCCCCGATGGCGCCTTCATGTGCCTGCTGGGGCCGTCCGGCTGCGGCAAGACCACCACCCTGCGCATGATCGCCGGGCTGGAGCAGCCGACGTCGGGTGACATCCGGGTCGGCGCCAAGGTGCTCGACTCGGTCGAGCAGGGCGTGTACGTGCCGCCGGAGAAGCGCGGCATGGGGCTGGTGTTCCAGAGTTACGCGCTGTGGCCGCACATGACGGTCGCCCGCAACATCGAGTTCGGGCTGCGCATGCGCAGGGTGCCGGGACCGGAGCGGGACACCCGGGTACGCTCCGCGATGGGAATGCTGCGGATCGCCGACTACGCCAAGCGCTACCCGTCGCAGCTCTCCGGCGGGCAGCAGCAGCGCGTCGCACTGGCCCGGATGCTCGCCGTGGATCCCGAGGTGCTGCTGCTCGACGAGCCGCTGTCCAATCTGGATGCCCGACTACGCCTGGAGATGCGGGCCGAACTCAAGCGCATCCACCAGCGCTCCGGGTCCACGGTGGTGCTGGTCACCCACGACCAACTGGAGGCCATGACCATGGCCACGCACGTGGCGGTGATGAACGAGGGCTTAGTCGAGCAGCTCGGGGCACCGATGGAGATTTACGACCGACCGGCCAGCGTTTTCGTCGCCGCCTTCGTCGGTAGCCCACCGATGAACCTGATCCCACTGGGCAACCAAAACGGTGCCGGGCTCGGCGCACACCTGACCGGCTACCTCGCCGACCTGGGCGGGCGGCCACCCGAGGACGGTACGGCCGGCGTCCGGCCCGAGTCGCTGCGGCTCGCGGCCGAAGCGGACGTACCCGAGGGGATGTGGCACGCGCCGGCCGAGGTGGAAACGGTGCTGCCGACCGGATCCAGCTGGACCGTGCAGTTGCGGTGCCACGGCACGGAACTGTTCGCGTTGACGTTCCGGGCCTTCGACGCGGTGCCCGGCAGCAGCACGGTGGTGTGGGCACCCCCGGCCGACCTGCACCTGTTCGGGGCGGACGGCCGACGCAGCGAAGACTGGGACCTAATCAACCAACGGCCGGGTGCCGGCGATCAAACGGTGCGTACGGGTGGGGTGCGATGA
- a CDS encoding ABC transporter permease gives MSVINPPATGWRGKLRYRARVLLSEPTTLIGVLLIGAFAYLVIAPLVAIVSDAVRVQYGDDLRAGASVGSSTSYYLWRVFRSPISSDLFWEPFWHTLTVGIGVILFAVALGGSMAWLVTRTNVPGRKFLAGALVVPYMLPSWTFALAWLTLFKNGGSGGTPGYLESWGVTTPNWLAYGAVPMIVTLGLHYYPFVLLLFGNALRRMDSQLEESARVLGASRGQAMRSVVLPLLLPSLSSATLLIFGRVLGTFGTPYILGLPTDYSLLSTSLYRSIHTRSSGVAAVLAAVIVLLGVLVVLFDMRLVREQRRFVTIGGKGGMDRATDLRRWRWPAYGLGLGVFVVSVVVPLLTLLISTVTHTPGVFRADNFTLRFWLAADIPEAVGFPHGLLRGGELYEAMWNSVRIVGTSALLCGLLGLLVGYVVARSGSPRISGLLRQVSFLPYLVPGIAFAAAYLTLFAVPRGPIPALYGTVTLLVLVMVVTHLPYSSRSGIAAMMQLGKEPEEAAQVVGAGWFRRLWRIVVPIQKGSLATGVILPFISGIKELSIVIMLATAGMPLLTTLSIHLVDYGYTQQANAAVLVIAVVSFAVTYLAQRATRSSLASGLGG, from the coding sequence ATGTCTGTGATCAATCCGCCCGCCACGGGCTGGCGTGGCAAGTTGCGATACCGGGCACGAGTGCTGCTCTCCGAGCCGACCACCCTGATCGGGGTGCTGCTGATCGGCGCCTTCGCCTACCTGGTGATCGCGCCCCTGGTGGCGATCGTCTCCGACGCGGTACGGGTGCAGTACGGAGACGACCTGCGGGCCGGTGCCTCGGTGGGAAGTTCGACGAGCTACTACCTGTGGCGGGTGTTCCGCTCGCCGATCAGCTCGGACCTCTTCTGGGAGCCGTTCTGGCACACCCTGACCGTCGGCATCGGGGTGATCCTGTTCGCCGTGGCGCTGGGTGGGTCGATGGCATGGCTGGTCACCCGGACCAACGTCCCCGGACGCAAGTTTCTCGCCGGTGCGCTGGTCGTGCCGTACATGCTGCCGTCGTGGACGTTCGCGCTGGCCTGGCTGACCCTGTTCAAGAACGGCGGCTCCGGCGGCACCCCCGGCTACCTGGAAAGCTGGGGCGTCACCACACCGAACTGGCTGGCATACGGCGCAGTCCCGATGATCGTGACGTTGGGCCTGCACTACTACCCGTTCGTGCTGCTGCTCTTCGGCAACGCGCTGCGCCGGATGGACTCCCAACTGGAGGAGTCGGCCCGGGTACTGGGCGCCAGCCGGGGCCAGGCGATGCGCAGCGTGGTGCTGCCCCTGCTGCTGCCCTCGCTCTCCTCGGCAACCCTGCTCATCTTCGGCCGGGTGTTGGGGACCTTCGGCACGCCGTACATCCTCGGCCTGCCGACCGACTACTCACTGCTGTCGACCTCGCTCTACCGCAGCATCCACACCCGCTCCTCCGGTGTCGCCGCGGTCCTCGCCGCCGTCATCGTGCTGCTCGGCGTGCTGGTGGTGCTCTTCGACATGCGCCTGGTCCGGGAGCAGCGGCGGTTCGTCACCATCGGCGGCAAGGGCGGCATGGACCGCGCCACCGACCTGCGGCGCTGGCGCTGGCCGGCGTACGGGCTGGGGCTCGGGGTCTTCGTTGTCAGCGTGGTGGTACCACTGCTCACGCTGCTGATCTCCACCGTCACCCACACCCCCGGGGTGTTCCGAGCGGACAACTTCACCCTCCGGTTCTGGCTCGCCGCCGACATTCCCGAGGCGGTCGGCTTCCCACACGGGCTGCTGCGCGGTGGTGAACTGTACGAGGCGATGTGGAACAGCGTCCGAATCGTCGGCACCTCGGCGCTGCTGTGCGGCCTGCTGGGGCTGCTCGTCGGCTATGTGGTGGCCCGCTCCGGCAGCCCACGGATCTCCGGGCTGCTCCGACAGGTGTCGTTCCTGCCGTACCTGGTGCCCGGCATCGCCTTCGCCGCGGCGTACCTGACCCTGTTCGCCGTGCCACGCGGCCCGATCCCCGCCCTGTACGGCACGGTGACGCTGCTGGTGCTGGTCATGGTGGTCACCCACCTGCCGTACTCGTCGCGCTCCGGCATCGCCGCCATGATGCAGCTCGGCAAGGAGCCGGAGGAGGCGGCGCAGGTCGTCGGGGCCGGCTGGTTCCGCCGACTGTGGCGGATCGTGGTGCCGATCCAGAAGGGTTCCCTGGCGACCGGGGTCATCCTGCCGTTCATCTCCGGAATCAAGGAGTTGTCCATCGTCATCATGCTCGCGACGGCTGGTATGCCGCTGCTGACCACGCTCTCCATCCACCTCGTGGACTACGGCTACACCCAGCAGGCCAACGCGGCGGTGCTGGTCATCGCGGTGGTCTCGTTCGCCGTGACCTACCTGGCCCAGCGGGCCACCAGGAGCAGTCTCGCCAGCGGACTGGGAGGTTAG